The following are from one region of the Geothermobacter ehrlichii genome:
- a CDS encoding nucleotidyltransferase domain-containing protein, whose translation MKILDKSRPAVSLLDYSMTDIVDRLRQALELPEVEAAYLFGSLVRGKVHAWSDIDLLVVANVDLPFVERPKHFSALLEQLPFALDLWSTPRRNSPNFLPAKRDSGKVFGKTTYASGDNYLCTSRPVARPSLPGCVGGGIVTPKKRSRKLFHNRNRREETAPEIGSSALFQFTQLR comes from the coding sequence GTGAAAATCCTCGACAAGAGCCGACCGGCCGTCAGCCTGCTTGACTACTCCATGACAGACATCGTCGACCGACTCAGGCAAGCCCTCGAACTTCCCGAAGTCGAAGCTGCCTACCTCTTCGGCTCTCTGGTTCGGGGCAAGGTTCACGCCTGGTCGGACATCGATCTGCTCGTTGTCGCGAATGTCGATCTCCCCTTCGTCGAGCGGCCAAAGCACTTCAGCGCTCTGCTTGAACAACTTCCCTTTGCGCTCGATCTGTGGTCTACACCCCGGAGGAATTCGCCAAACTTTCTACCAGCGAAACGGGATTCTGGAAAAGTTTTCGGAAAAACAACTTACGCATCAGGTGATAACTATCTCTGTACATCCAGACCAGTCGCTCGTCCCTCGCTGCCAGGCTGCGTAGGGGGCGGCATCGTAACACCTAAAAAACGGTCTCGAAAACTTTTCCATAATCGAAACCGAAGGGAGGAAACTGCCCCAGAAATCGGCTCAAGCGCCCTGTTTCAGTTCACGCAACTACGATAA
- a CDS encoding glycosyltransferase family 9 protein has protein sequence MRIDVLKKADACVGRLLVNLLPQVDPETGGQDPGSILLIRPGGIGDAVLLSPAILALKEKFPSCRIDVLAERRNAQVFGLCPAVERVDCYDRGGTLLRVLRRRYDVVIDTEQWHRLSAVVVRLIRSRLKIGFGTNERRRMFGHAVDYRHDRYEADSFFDLLASLGISPGPVEMPFLTVPEAARKEVAKLLSGLGGRPFVALFPGASIAERRWGGAKFRELAAAIVQQGRAAVVVGGPEDREVGDFIVEGLAPGLNLAGRTSLAGSAAVLSQAQMLVSGDSGVLHLAVGLGVPTVSLFGPGIAEKWAPRGDRHVVIRRHLDCSPCTRFGYTPDCPVGARCIQEISVEEVLRGVASLSGGGR, from the coding sequence GTGCGGATTGATGTCCTGAAAAAAGCTGATGCCTGTGTCGGACGACTGCTGGTCAATCTGTTACCGCAAGTCGACCCGGAAACCGGCGGGCAGGATCCCGGATCCATCCTTCTTATCCGCCCGGGCGGGATTGGTGATGCCGTGCTGCTGTCTCCGGCCATCCTGGCGCTGAAGGAAAAGTTTCCCTCCTGTCGTATCGACGTTCTCGCCGAGCGACGCAACGCCCAGGTGTTCGGCCTCTGTCCGGCTGTCGAACGGGTCGACTGCTATGACCGGGGAGGAACCTTGCTGCGGGTGTTGCGGCGCAGGTACGATGTTGTCATCGACACCGAGCAGTGGCACCGGCTGTCGGCTGTGGTTGTCCGACTGATCCGTTCACGACTGAAGATTGGTTTTGGCACCAACGAGCGCCGGCGGATGTTCGGTCATGCTGTCGATTACCGTCACGACCGGTACGAGGCTGACAGTTTTTTCGACCTGCTGGCGTCGCTGGGCATTTCGCCGGGCCCGGTCGAAATGCCTTTTCTGACGGTGCCTGAGGCTGCCAGGAAAGAGGTCGCGAAGCTTCTTTCCGGACTGGGCGGCCGCCCCTTTGTGGCGCTCTTTCCCGGCGCCAGTATTGCCGAGCGTCGCTGGGGAGGGGCGAAGTTTCGCGAGCTGGCGGCGGCGATTGTCCAACAGGGAAGGGCGGCGGTCGTTGTCGGCGGGCCGGAGGATCGCGAGGTCGGCGATTTCATTGTCGAAGGCCTGGCGCCGGGGCTGAACCTGGCGGGACGGACCTCGCTGGCAGGGAGCGCGGCGGTTCTGTCGCAGGCGCAGATGCTGGTTTCGGGCGATTCCGGAGTGTTGCATCTGGCGGTCGGACTCGGGGTGCCTACCGTTTCGCTCTTTGGTCCCGGCATCGCCGAGAAGTGGGCGCCGCGGGGAGACAGGCATGTCGTGATTCGGCGGCACCTTGACTGTTCGCCCTGTACCCGCTTCGGTTACACGCCCGATTGTCCTGTCGGAGCGAGGTGCATTCAGGAGATATCCGTGGAGGAAGTGCTGCGGGGGGTGGCGTCCCTGTCCGGCGGAGGACGGTGA
- a CDS encoding prepilin peptidase → MPPVYYFLLASAFVLGACIGSFLNVCIHRIPAGESIVSPGSRCPGCGRPIRWYENIPLLSWLLLRGCCAGCGMRIAVRYPLVEALTGGLFLLVLKSFGFSWGTPVYWFFAAALVVITFIDLDHQIIPDVISLPGIVAGFAASFLLPWLSWVDSLLGVLAGGGSLLLVAGVYRLLTGKEGMGGGDVKLLAMIGAFLGWQAVLPVILFSSFAGSAVGIPLMLAQKADGKLALPFGPFLSLGALIQLFWGEKIFHWYLSLF, encoded by the coding sequence TTGCCCCCTGTCTACTATTTTCTTCTTGCGTCGGCTTTTGTGCTGGGAGCCTGCATCGGGTCGTTTCTCAATGTCTGCATCCATCGCATCCCGGCGGGCGAGTCGATCGTCTCGCCCGGATCCCGATGTCCGGGCTGCGGTCGTCCGATCCGCTGGTATGAAAACATCCCCCTGCTCAGCTGGCTGTTGCTGCGAGGGTGCTGCGCCGGCTGCGGCATGCGCATCGCCGTTCGCTATCCGCTGGTCGAGGCACTGACCGGGGGGCTGTTCCTGCTGGTGCTGAAAAGTTTCGGTTTCAGCTGGGGCACGCCGGTCTACTGGTTTTTCGCCGCTGCCCTGGTCGTCATAACCTTTATCGACCTCGATCACCAGATCATTCCCGACGTGATCAGCCTGCCCGGCATCGTGGCCGGATTTGCTGCTTCTTTTCTGCTCCCCTGGCTGTCGTGGGTCGACTCCCTGCTGGGTGTCCTGGCCGGAGGCGGCAGCCTGCTGCTGGTGGCTGGCGTCTATCGGCTGCTGACCGGCAAGGAGGGGATGGGTGGCGGTGATGTGAAGCTTCTGGCCATGATCGGAGCCTTTCTCGGCTGGCAGGCCGTGCTGCCGGTCATCCTTTTTTCTTCCTTTGCCGGATCCGCCGTCGGCATTCCGCTGATGCTGGCGCAAAAGGCCGACGGCAAGCTGGCTCTGCCTTTCGGCCCCTTCCTTTCCCTTGGGGCGCTCATTCAGCTTTTCTGGGGTGAAAAAATCTTTCACTGGTACCTTTCTCTCTTCTGA
- a CDS encoding helix-turn-helix transcriptional regulator → MAKNRVKEIRESQLMSKAELARKAGVSPLTIDRIEKGAACRVATKRKIILALGLDLSSKNEVFPE, encoded by the coding sequence ATGGCCAAAAATCGGGTAAAAGAAATTCGAGAGTCCCAGTTGATGAGCAAGGCGGAACTGGCGCGCAAGGCCGGTGTGTCGCCCTTGACCATTGACCGCATCGAAAAGGGGGCGGCCTGCAGGGTGGCAACCAAGCGCAAGATCATTCTCGCGCTCGGTCTGGATCTGTCCAGCAAGAATGAGGTTTTTCCGGAATAG
- the pilM gene encoding type IV pilus biogenesis protein PilM: MLGKKKELVGIDIGSSSVKLVQLRNVKGGYQLVNLGLLPLPPEAIVDNSIMDSGAIVEAIRNLVESHKVKTKNVAASVSGHSVIIRKIQLPIMTEDEMEASIQWEAEQYIPFEISEVNLDFQILGQDTKDPSQMNVVLVAAKKDFVNDYVALFQECGLTPIVMDIDCFALENAFEINYGEDEEENIALINMGASAMNVNVLKDGASVFTRDIQVGGNSYNEELQKRLGLNSEDAERVKLGGEIHDVDPASVEDVLKDAQANLVQEIQRSLDFFTATTADEKVQKIYITGGVSRSPGIRAAIEERLGVPVDLLNPFNRISYSEKDFDPEYIEAVAPLFSVAVGLGMRRLGDK; the protein is encoded by the coding sequence ATGCTAGGAAAGAAAAAAGAACTCGTCGGAATCGACATCGGGTCCAGTTCCGTCAAGCTGGTCCAGCTGCGGAACGTCAAGGGAGGATATCAGCTGGTCAATCTCGGGCTGCTGCCCCTGCCTCCCGAGGCCATCGTCGATAATTCCATCATGGATTCGGGGGCCATTGTCGAGGCCATCCGGAATCTGGTGGAAAGCCACAAGGTCAAGACAAAAAATGTCGCCGCCTCCGTTTCCGGCCATTCGGTGATCATCCGCAAGATCCAGCTGCCGATCATGACCGAGGATGAAATGGAGGCCTCCATCCAGTGGGAAGCCGAGCAGTATATCCCCTTTGAAATTTCCGAAGTCAACCTCGACTTTCAGATTCTCGGACAGGACACCAAGGATCCGTCCCAGATGAACGTTGTGCTGGTGGCGGCCAAGAAGGATTTTGTCAATGACTACGTGGCTCTGTTTCAGGAGTGCGGCCTGACCCCCATAGTCATGGACATCGACTGTTTCGCCCTGGAAAACGCCTTCGAGATCAACTACGGCGAGGATGAAGAGGAGAACATCGCCCTGATCAACATGGGGGCAAGCGCGATGAACGTCAACGTTCTCAAGGATGGCGCCTCGGTATTCACCCGCGACATCCAGGTTGGCGGCAACAGCTACAACGAAGAGTTGCAGAAGCGGCTCGGCCTGAACAGTGAGGATGCCGAGCGGGTCAAGCTGGGGGGAGAAATCCACGATGTCGATCCCGCCAGCGTCGAGGACGTGCTCAAGGACGCCCAGGCCAATCTCGTGCAGGAAATTCAGCGCTCCCTCGATTTCTTTACGGCCACGACGGCTGACGAGAAGGTGCAGAAGATCTACATAACCGGGGGCGTCTCCCGGTCGCCGGGCATCCGCGCGGCGATCGAGGAGCGGCTCGGGGTTCCGGTCGATCTGCTCAACCCCTTCAACCGTATCAGCTATTCGGAGAAGGATTTCGATCCCGAATATATCGAAGCTGTGGCCCCACTGTTCTCTGTGGCCGTCGGGCTTGGAATGAGGAGGCTGGGCGACAAATGA
- a CDS encoding PilN domain-containing protein, translating to MIRINLLPVRAVQKREQLRSQLVILVLSVVLVVVGCAAVYMSMDGKIRNERAAIDQKNRRIAQLRKTIGEVGRFKKMQEELRGKLEVLQTLKRNRSGPVHILDELNRSLPPKLWLTKFSENGPNVQISGVGLNEETVAKFMRALEKSPYFRNIRLKVTEQMTKNGLKLQRFDIAAQKERPKD from the coding sequence ATGATACGCATCAATCTTTTGCCCGTCCGGGCTGTCCAGAAGCGGGAACAGCTGCGAAGCCAGCTTGTCATTCTTGTCCTGAGCGTCGTTCTGGTCGTCGTGGGGTGTGCCGCGGTCTACATGTCCATGGACGGCAAGATCAGGAACGAACGGGCGGCCATCGACCAGAAAAACCGCAGGATCGCCCAGTTACGCAAGACCATCGGCGAGGTCGGACGGTTCAAGAAGATGCAGGAGGAGTTGCGCGGCAAGCTGGAGGTGCTGCAGACCCTCAAGAGGAACCGTAGCGGACCGGTGCACATTCTCGACGAACTCAACCGTAGCCTGCCGCCCAAGCTCTGGCTGACGAAGTTCAGTGAAAACGGGCCCAACGTGCAGATTTCAGGGGTCGGACTGAACGAGGAAACCGTTGCCAAATTCATGCGCGCGCTGGAGAAGTCGCCCTATTTCAGAAATATCCGTCTCAAGGTGACTGAACAGATGACGAAGAATGGATTGAAGCTCCAGCGGTTCGATATCGCTGCCCAGAAAGAACGTCCGAAAGACTGA
- a CDS encoding type IV pilus inner membrane component PilO: MNPTVEKILKLPAYQRVLLLFLVLALIVGAFVWFLFLPQQDELKRLQAENQRLQVRLQQDQRIANNLPKFRAEYEKMKKRLEEALTELPNRQEIPSLLTSIAAVAKDNGLDVVRFQPGGEVNRGFYAEVPVSLRLSGTYHQVALFSYAVSKLPRIVNLHNLSLKPARGKGGQTILDISCTAVTFRFVEKAPKGKKK; the protein is encoded by the coding sequence ATGAACCCAACGGTTGAAAAGATACTCAAGCTGCCTGCTTACCAGCGTGTCCTGCTGCTGTTTCTCGTTCTCGCCCTGATTGTCGGTGCTTTCGTCTGGTTTCTTTTTCTGCCGCAACAGGATGAACTGAAGCGGTTGCAGGCCGAAAACCAGCGGTTGCAGGTGCGGTTGCAGCAGGATCAGCGCATCGCCAACAACCTGCCCAAATTTCGGGCCGAGTACGAAAAGATGAAGAAGCGGCTGGAGGAGGCCCTGACCGAGTTGCCGAACCGGCAGGAAATTCCGTCGCTTCTCACCAGCATCGCGGCCGTGGCCAAGGACAACGGGCTCGACGTGGTGCGGTTTCAGCCCGGTGGAGAGGTCAACAGGGGATTCTACGCCGAAGTGCCGGTCTCGTTACGCCTGTCCGGCACCTATCATCAGGTGGCGCTCTTTTCCTACGCCGTCTCCAAGCTGCCCCGCATTGTCAACCTGCACAATCTCAGCCTGAAGCCGGCCAGGGGCAAGGGGGGGCAGACCATTCTCGACATTTCATGTACTGCGGTGACCTTCAGGTTTGTCGAAAAAGCTCCCAAGGGGAAAAAGAAATGA
- a CDS encoding pilus assembly protein PilP, with protein MKRVAMPSFLVAISCCLVLLLTGCQEESSAPAPVRVRKPRPKPKVVAKAQAAETKKAEAEYVYSPAGMRDPFAPLLQVKTPVQGKQAPLTPLQKFDLPQFRILGIIIGKGEPTAMVAVPGGKSYIVRKGVKIGKNNGVITEITTDGIHVREKYYDFSGAVRVNEQMIKLPPRRGV; from the coding sequence ATGAAAAGGGTTGCAATGCCATCGTTTCTTGTCGCCATCTCCTGCTGTCTGGTGCTGTTGCTGACCGGCTGTCAGGAAGAGTCATCGGCGCCGGCTCCTGTCCGGGTCAGGAAGCCCCGGCCGAAGCCGAAGGTCGTGGCCAAGGCCCAGGCTGCCGAAACGAAAAAGGCCGAAGCGGAGTATGTCTATTCGCCGGCCGGCATGAGGGATCCCTTCGCTCCCCTGCTTCAGGTCAAGACGCCTGTGCAGGGCAAGCAGGCGCCGTTGACGCCCCTGCAGAAGTTTGACCTGCCGCAGTTCAGGATTCTCGGCATCATCATCGGCAAGGGAGAGCCGACCGCCATGGTGGCCGTTCCCGGCGGCAAGTCCTACATTGTCAGAAAGGGTGTCAAGATCGGCAAGAACAATGGGGTGATCACCGAGATCACCACCGATGGCATTCATGTCCGTGAGAAGTATTACGATTTTTCCGGGGCGGTACGCGTGAACGAACAGATGATCAAGCTGCCGCCGCGCAGGGGAGTCTAA
- the pilQ gene encoding type IV pilus secretin family protein, translating into MRFRSIFVLVAASVLLFGQVSFARQENSLLSIGMDAKAGSPTVVIRTERPVGYSYTVYDSFDPVRVVVDFPGMDVSKVADKVTFSDVNVQGVRVSSFDLESGKLGRVEIMLARTTDYDVRQDGTTFAISFKSGKAATTIGEKLKQPQAGEKQEKKTVSAPEAASTANVVSSAGKAGSVKSAAVTAATPETVARPKVAAAGTVDFSGVDGTRASFVAPGMERYQYFRLAGPPRLVVDIYGVKPAFRNRNFSAGNGFSRVRVGVYKDKTRFVFDAENGGLPAYDVAQVGNAVVVDWSGKAIDAGNAKAETAAPAGKSAVKPSSAVPVAIEALDFDSKDGISTFTIRMSGPGELIPAVQDGDIVRFGVANATISRSLRRVIDASSFPSAVKLITPYIVQNGSVQEVRFAAELKGPVSYRVRRSGNEIVFTTEDGAFAEFAPPAEEKVAVPVEPAMAKTEKSPTAKPETIEAVIEPEAKKGEAEVAAERPATMRIEQEKPRYTGEKISLVFDNADIRQILQLIADVSGLNIIASDEIKGSITLRLIDVPWDQALDLIMDIKDLGMLREGNIARILPRARIRSMEEAKLTARRTKERLEDLATEVIMVSHTDLANVSGPASELLTERGKITEDARNKQIIVTDVPSVIEKIKQLVKILDTPERQVLIESRIVEANSNFARDLGVKWGYSYDQQRGGATGDKFAALDNASLGLGGSFLLAPGAISGGSSSGLGTSFTFGRLGVDSSVLDLRISALETAGHGKVVSQPRIATLNGEPAMISQGTKIPYQSVSDEGTETKFENAELKLEVTPVINPDDTIILEIVASNSSVGATVPTGVGDAIAIDEKKAETKVLVRDGETTVIGGIFVEDERYSESGVPVLMHIPFVGGLFRSSTKSNERRELLIFITPRIMQ; encoded by the coding sequence ATGCGTTTTCGATCCATCTTCGTTCTCGTGGCGGCTTCGGTTCTGCTGTTTGGACAGGTGTCATTCGCCAGGCAGGAGAACAGTCTGTTGTCCATCGGGATGGATGCCAAGGCTGGCAGCCCGACGGTGGTCATCAGGACCGAACGGCCCGTCGGCTACAGCTATACGGTCTACGACTCCTTCGATCCGGTGAGGGTCGTCGTCGACTTCCCCGGCATGGATGTGAGCAAGGTTGCCGACAAGGTCACCTTTTCGGACGTCAATGTCCAGGGCGTGCGGGTATCCTCGTTCGACCTGGAAAGCGGCAAGCTTGGCCGGGTCGAGATCATGCTGGCCAGGACCACCGATTACGATGTCAGGCAGGACGGAACGACGTTTGCCATCAGCTTCAAGAGCGGAAAGGCTGCTACCACCATCGGAGAGAAACTGAAGCAGCCCCAAGCCGGGGAAAAACAGGAGAAGAAGACGGTTTCAGCTCCCGAAGCGGCGTCAACTGCGAACGTTGTTTCCTCAGCCGGGAAGGCCGGGTCGGTCAAGTCCGCTGCCGTGACGGCAGCTACGCCGGAGACGGTGGCAAGGCCGAAAGTGGCCGCCGCCGGTACCGTTGACTTTTCGGGAGTTGACGGTACGCGTGCTTCTTTTGTCGCTCCCGGCATGGAGCGTTATCAGTATTTCCGTCTGGCCGGTCCCCCGCGTCTGGTCGTCGACATCTACGGCGTCAAGCCGGCCTTCAGGAATCGCAATTTCTCCGCCGGCAACGGTTTCAGCCGGGTGCGGGTCGGGGTGTACAAGGACAAGACTCGCTTTGTTTTCGATGCCGAAAACGGTGGCCTGCCGGCCTACGATGTCGCGCAGGTCGGAAATGCGGTTGTTGTCGACTGGAGTGGCAAGGCCATTGACGCCGGGAATGCGAAGGCCGAAACAGCCGCGCCGGCCGGCAAGAGCGCCGTCAAACCGTCATCGGCAGTGCCGGTGGCCATCGAGGCACTCGATTTCGACAGCAAGGACGGCATTTCGACCTTTACCATCCGCATGTCCGGACCGGGCGAGCTGATTCCGGCCGTGCAGGATGGTGACATCGTTCGTTTCGGGGTGGCCAATGCCACCATCAGCCGCAGTCTTCGGCGGGTGATCGATGCATCTTCGTTTCCTTCGGCTGTCAAGCTGATCACTCCCTACATCGTCCAGAACGGAAGTGTTCAGGAAGTCCGTTTCGCCGCCGAGCTGAAGGGCCCGGTCAGTTACCGGGTCAGGCGGTCCGGCAACGAGATCGTCTTTACGACCGAAGACGGTGCCTTTGCCGAATTTGCTCCACCTGCCGAGGAAAAGGTTGCCGTGCCTGTCGAACCGGCGATGGCCAAGACAGAGAAATCTCCCACGGCCAAGCCCGAAACTATCGAGGCTGTCATCGAGCCGGAAGCGAAAAAGGGTGAAGCGGAGGTTGCGGCCGAGCGTCCGGCAACCATGCGCATCGAGCAGGAAAAACCCAGGTATACCGGCGAAAAGATCTCCCTGGTCTTCGACAATGCCGACATCCGCCAGATTCTGCAACTGATCGCCGATGTGTCGGGTCTCAACATCATAGCCAGCGACGAGATCAAGGGGAGCATCACCCTGCGTCTTATCGATGTGCCCTGGGATCAGGCCCTCGACCTGATCATGGACATCAAGGACCTGGGCATGCTCAGGGAAGGGAACATCGCCCGTATTCTGCCCCGGGCCCGTATCCGCTCCATGGAAGAAGCCAAGCTGACGGCCAGGCGGACCAAGGAGCGTCTGGAAGATCTGGCGACCGAGGTCATCATGGTCAGTCATACCGATTTGGCCAATGTTTCCGGCCCAGCTTCGGAGCTGCTGACCGAACGGGGCAAGATTACCGAGGACGCCCGCAACAAGCAGATCATCGTCACCGACGTGCCTTCGGTCATCGAGAAGATCAAGCAGCTGGTCAAGATTCTCGACACGCCGGAGCGGCAGGTGCTGATCGAATCGCGCATTGTCGAGGCAAATTCGAACTTCGCCCGCGATCTCGGTGTCAAATGGGGTTATTCCTATGACCAGCAGCGCGGCGGGGCTACCGGAGACAAGTTCGCCGCGCTCGACAATGCCAGCCTCGGGCTGGGCGGCAGTTTCCTCCTCGCCCCCGGAGCGATTTCCGGTGGATCATCTTCGGGCTTGGGAACCAGTTTTACCTTCGGTCGTCTCGGTGTCGACAGCAGTGTTCTCGACTTGCGGATTTCCGCCCTTGAGACGGCCGGTCATGGCAAGGTGGTCAGCCAGCCTCGCATCGCGACCCTGAACGGGGAACCGGCGATGATCTCCCAGGGAACCAAGATTCCCTACCAGTCGGTCAGTGACGAAGGGACCGAGACCAAGTTCGAAAATGCCGAGCTGAAGCTCGAGGTGACGCCGGTCATCAACCCGGACGACACCATCATCCTCGAAATCGTCGCTTCCAACAGCTCGGTAGGCGCTACCGTGCCGACCGGTGTCGGTGACGCCATCGCCATCGACGAGAAGAAGGCCGAAACCAAGGTGCTGGTCCGCGACGGGGAAACCACGGTTATCGGCGGTATCTTCGTCGAGGACGAACGTTACAGTGAGTCGGGTGTTCCCGTGCTGATGCATATCCCCTTCGTCGGCGGCCTCTTCAGGTCGTCGACCAAATCCAACGAGCGGCGTGAACTGCTGATTTTCATCACGCCGAGAATCATGCAGTAG
- a CDS encoding shikimate kinase, translating into MAETMNIVLVGFMASGKSTVGKALADRLGWQFVDCDELVVGKAGRSIPEIFAGDGEEVFRDLETAVLDELQGRQGTVIATGGGIVTREANWELMRRLGPVVFLRTAPEILRQRLLAASGRPLADGMDWEAILLRYRQRLPAYERADVTVDIEDEPPAMIVERICTLLAGEVDRERDD; encoded by the coding sequence TTGGCTGAGACGATGAACATCGTGCTGGTAGGTTTCATGGCTTCGGGCAAGAGCACCGTCGGCAAGGCGCTGGCCGACAGGCTGGGCTGGCAGTTCGTCGACTGTGACGAGCTCGTTGTCGGCAAGGCCGGTCGAAGCATACCGGAGATTTTCGCCGGCGATGGCGAGGAAGTCTTTCGTGATCTCGAAACCGCGGTGCTGGATGAGCTGCAGGGGCGACAGGGAACGGTGATCGCGACCGGCGGCGGGATCGTGACCCGTGAAGCCAACTGGGAGCTGATGCGTCGGCTCGGACCGGTCGTCTTTTTGCGCACTGCCCCGGAGATTCTGCGCCAGCGCCTGCTGGCGGCAAGCGGCCGTCCCCTGGCGGACGGGATGGACTGGGAGGCGATTCTCTTGCGCTATCGGCAGCGGCTTCCGGCCTACGAAAGAGCCGATGTCACTGTCGATATCGAGGACGAGCCGCCCGCGATGATCGTCGAAAGAATCTGTACATTACTTGCAGGAGAAGTGGATCGTGAGCGTGATGACTGA
- the aroB gene encoding 3-dehydroquinate synthase, producing the protein MTELQVGLDTRSYPIWIGAGILERLAELLDGRDFPRRLALVSNPVVADLYAERLGAGLEAAGYRVERIIVPEGEEHKNLDTYRRIMTSLIESGFDRRSGLIALGGGVIGDLTGFVAATYLRGIPFLQVPTSLLAQVDSSVGGKTGVNHPLGKNLIGAFYQPRGVLIDVDTLKTLPEREFHAGMAEVVKYGVIRDRAFFDWLDDSWQRILRHDREALVHLVEKSCQTKANIVESDEKEKGLRAILNYGHTFGHAVETLAGYGEVRHGEAVAMGMKVAAEIAHRKGCCSADEVRAVCDLLQKFRLPVAPPEFALDELMAAMLRDKKVQDGRLRLVLNVGIGDCRIDEIDDPRSLFAAVLSH; encoded by the coding sequence ATGACTGAATTGCAGGTTGGACTTGATACGCGCAGCTACCCGATCTGGATCGGCGCCGGGATTCTGGAGCGGCTCGCCGAGCTGCTCGACGGGCGGGATTTTCCCCGGCGCCTGGCCCTGGTCAGCAACCCGGTCGTTGCCGATCTTTATGCCGAAAGGCTCGGCGCGGGGCTGGAGGCGGCCGGTTACCGGGTCGAGCGCATCATCGTTCCCGAAGGTGAAGAGCACAAAAATCTCGACACCTACCGGCGAATCATGACCTCACTCATCGAGTCCGGTTTCGACCGTCGGTCGGGACTGATCGCTCTGGGCGGCGGCGTGATCGGGGATCTGACCGGATTTGTCGCCGCCACCTATCTGCGCGGCATCCCCTTTCTGCAGGTTCCGACCAGCCTGCTGGCCCAGGTCGACAGCTCGGTCGGAGGCAAGACCGGCGTCAACCATCCGCTGGGAAAGAACCTGATCGGTGCTTTCTACCAGCCCCGGGGGGTTCTGATCGACGTCGACACGCTGAAGACGCTGCCGGAGCGGGAGTTTCACGCCGGCATGGCCGAGGTGGTCAAATACGGGGTGATCCGGGACCGGGCTTTTTTCGACTGGCTGGACGATTCCTGGCAGAGGATTTTGCGACACGACCGCGAAGCCCTTGTCCACCTGGTTGAGAAGTCTTGCCAAACCAAGGCTAATATTGTAGAAAGTGACGAAAAAGAAAAGGGTTTGCGGGCCATTCTCAATTACGGACACACCTTCGGTCATGCTGTTGAAACCCTTGCCGGCTACGGCGAGGTCCGGCACGGAGAGGCGGTGGCCATGGGGATGAAGGTGGCCGCCGAAATTGCACATCGCAAAGGCTGCTGCAGCGCTGACGAGGTGCGGGCTGTCTGCGATCTGCTGCAAAAATTCAGGTTGCCGGTCGCGCCTCCCGAGTTTGCCCTCGACGAGCTGATGGCGGCCATGTTGCGGGACAAGAAAGTTCAGGATGGCCGTCTGCGCCTGGTGCTGAATGTCGGGATCGGTGATTGCCGCATCGACGAGATCGACGATCCCCGCTCCCTTTTCGCCGCCGTCCTGTCCCACTGA
- a CDS encoding tetratricopeptide repeat protein yields MTSDTTTLLGKIAGYTEILAKDPQSTVFVSLAEAYRQIGMLDDALEIAEKGTRSLPRFTPGFVALGRILAQKGNLAEAALAFEKALSIEKDNLRAIKGLARVRFRQGYREKARELLLRGQAIKADDPVIRKMLASLGQEQAPVADAGANDREQPVAKASFGTATGESSGDTAEPEQEPPFLTPTLAELYVKQGLLHDAARVYREILRRKPDNEAIRSRLVALKKRLEAEGQVGTDEPSAGEPSAGEEVDGAPAAEETEAVEPESRGGAGDAVQDEKERLTDIYQRWLAAIDKRRADVR; encoded by the coding sequence ATGACCAGCGACACCACCACCCTGCTTGGCAAGATCGCCGGTTATACGGAAATCCTTGCCAAGGATCCCCAGTCCACCGTTTTCGTTTCCCTTGCCGAAGCCTATCGCCAGATCGGCATGCTCGACGATGCCCTGGAGATTGCCGAGAAGGGAACGCGGAGCCTGCCGCGTTTCACGCCCGGATTTGTTGCGCTTGGCCGCATTCTGGCGCAAAAGGGGAATCTGGCTGAGGCGGCACTGGCTTTTGAAAAGGCGCTTTCCATCGAAAAGGACAATCTGCGGGCGATCAAGGGGCTGGCGCGTGTTCGGTTTCGGCAGGGGTACCGGGAGAAGGCGAGGGAGCTGTTGCTGCGCGGCCAGGCGATCAAGGCCGACGATCCCGTCATCCGGAAGATGCTGGCATCTCTCGGCCAGGAACAGGCACCGGTTGCGGATGCCGGGGCGAATGACCGGGAGCAGCCGGTGGCGAAGGCATCTTTCGGGACCGCGACCGGGGAGTCGTCCGGCGATACCGCGGAACCGGAGCAGGAACCGCCCTTTCTCACCCCGACCCTGGCCGAACTTTACGTCAAGCAGGGACTGTTGCACGACGCTGCCCGGGTCTATCGGGAGATTCTGCGCCGGAAACCGGACAACGAGGCGATCCGCAGTCGCCTGGTGGCCCTGAAAAAACGGCTCGAGGCCGAAGGCCAGGTCGGAACCGACGAGCCATCCGCTGGCGAGCCATCCGCCGGTGAGGAAGTCGACGGTGCGCCGGCCGCCGAAGAGACCGAAGCGGTCGAGCCCGAGTCCAGGGGCGGGGCCGGCGACGCGGTTCAGGATGAAAAGGAGCGGTTGACGGACATCTACCAGCGCTGGCTGGCTGCAATCGACAAGAGGAGGGCCGATGTTCGCTGA